TCAAGGTTGGAGAAATTTTGAAGAATCTGCAAAACCTGATCTATTTTTAAAAAGAGAATCTGTTGTTGATGATTGGATTTCTGTAGATAATTCAGAAGCATTTTCAGTGGTTAAGGAAGTTTTTGAAAAAGACAGACTTCTGATCAGCCCTTCATCTGCAGCAGTATATGCCTGCATGAAAAAGTATTTCATAGATGGAGATGCATGTGTAGTGGGAATTTTTGCTGATGATGGAAGGAAATTCAAAAGTGTTTATGATACACAAAATATCATGACTGAAGACGAATTTGAAAATGCTCTAAAAGAAGCAAAACACATGTCTGAGTTAGCCTATTAGTTTTGATTCTCAATTAATTTTTTAAGATTTTTTTCATAAAATTCTCTAAAAAATGTATTCATATCCATTTCATGATGAAGACATTTGTTACTTTGCTCTTTGATCTGATTTCTAATTTCTTTACTCCATTGACTTTGTTGTTTGTCTTTAGAATTTATTACAGATGGAGTTTCTTTGATTTTCTCCATTATTTCTATTAATGATAATCCTAGTTGACGAAATTTACTTGTGCGTAATAAGAAAATTTGTGATTCTTCTTTATTTACTAAATTCATTAATGTGTATACTTGATTATAGTATTCCATTCCTTTTTCATTATATTTTTTGAAATCTTGAATTCTTTTTTCCCAGTATTCTTTGGATGTTTTTTCTTCTACTCTATAACTAAACTGAATTTCACCTAACTCCATTCCTAATTTGGCAAGTTTTTCACTGTATTTTCTAGCCTCGTTTTTTAACTCATTTGGATCTTGGCTCACAATTTCTAATTTTTCTTCCAACAATAAAGAGTTTAGATCTGTGATTTTTTCCAAAAATTCAATGATTTTTCCCCAAGTTCATTAATGCATTTTTCACATAATGAATCCCATTCGTCTATTCCAATCTTTTCAAAATAATCTAATGACCACCTGTAAGTCGGAATTTTTCTATATTGAAATTGTTGTATTGTATAGATTTCTTTTTCTTTAAAATTCATCGAACATTTTTTGCATTGCGCATTCTTCATTCTTTCTTATCTGAACTTTCAGTAAGATACTTGTCTAAATCAATTGCAGCCATGCATCCGTATCCTGCTGCAGTAATTGCCTGTCTGTAATTTCTATCATGAACATCTCCGGCTGCAAAAACACCTTCTACATTTGTATGGGTTTTATTTTTAAGAACTATGTATCCTTCATCATCTAAGTCAATTTGACTTTTGAATAATTTTGTGTTTGGTTCATGACCAATTGCTACAAACAATCCTCCTACATCGAGAGTTGATTCTTCATTAGTTTTTAGATTTTTTAAAACTGCTTTTTGCATTTTTTGATCTCCTTTAATATCTACTACTGCTGAATCCCAGTGAAATTTTATTTTTTCATTATTGAATGCTCTTTCTTGCATCACTTTACTTGCTCTTAATTCATCTCTTCTATGAACAAGGTGAACCGTAGTTGCAAACTTTGTAAGAAAAGTAGCTTCTTCAATTGCAGAATCTCCTCCGCCAACTACAACTAGTTCTTGATTTCTAAAAAATGGACCATCACATGTGGCACAATAAGATACTCCTTTCCCTGCAAAGGTTTTCTCGCCTTCTAAACCGATTTTTCGAGGATTTGCGCCCGTGGCAATAATTATTGCACGTCCTTCATACTCTTCTGAAGCTGTTAACACTTTGAATGGCTTGTGTCTGAAATCAACATCTACTGCCTCATCATCTACAATCGTTGTTCCCATTCTTTGAGACTGTTTTCGCATTTCAATCATTAAATCAGGACCCATGATCCCCTGCTCAAATCCCGGGTAATTTTCAACTTCAGTTGTATTTACTAACTGTCCTCCTGGAAGTATTCCTGACAAAATTAAAGTATCATATCCTGCTCTTGAACAATAAATTCCTGCGGTGTATCCTGCTGGTCCTGCGCCAATTATTACTACATCAAATTTTGTTTTCTTTTTATCTGGCATTTTTGGATTATCGTCATTAGTTTCTAGAACTACTGCTCCACTGTCTGCTGCCATCATGATGATAAATCTCTTAAATTCAATAATTTAAGTGAATATCTTTTTAATTACTTGTCTTTCATTCTCAATAGTATCTGATCACAGACTCTTCGCATTTGTGAATCTGATCCTAGACTAGAAATTCTTACAATATCTGTTGTCGTAATTATTCCTATTATTTTTTCATCCTCTAATACTGGAAGTTTATGAATTGTTTTTTGTTTCATCATTTCAGATGCTTCCCAAATTGTTTCTTCTTGATCAATTGTTATTAACGGGGATGACATAACCTCTGAAATTTCAGTAAATAATGGCCTTCCTTCGGCAGCCACTTTTGTAACAAAGTCTCTTTCTGTAACAATCCCTACTGGTTTTAAGTCATCAGTGACAACTACACACCCTACATTGGATTTGTGCATTTTTTCTGCCGCCTCTTGAATTGATGTTGATTTATCTACAGTAAGTACATTTTTACTCATAACTTGATTCACAAATGTACTATCCATGAATACAATCTGGGAATCAATTATTTGAGATAAATTCTAAATTATCACTAGTGAAAATCAATTAAGATAATCATTGTAGCCTTTAAAGTTAAAACTTGATTAATTAATGCATGGCAATTAAAACTAAAAAAATTCTGGTTCCACTTGATGGTTCAAAAAACTGTTTGAGAGGATTGGACATGGCTATCCATATAGCAAGGCAATCTCATGGTGTAATTATTGGATTAGCAGTAAAATCAGTGCCTGGAATATATGCCCTTCATCCTCTTGGTTTTCTTGATTTCAACTCTATGAAAGAAATCAAAAAAATAATAGAGCAAGCAAAAGTCAAGGCTGCGAAAAAAGGTATTCAACTTACAGGCAAAGTAATCGCTGGAGATCCTGGATATGATATTGCTAGATTTGCAAACAATTCTAAAAACGGAATAGATATGATAGTTATTGGCGCTAGAGGACGAGGCTCTGCAAAAGAATTTTTCTTGGGAAGTGTATCAAACTATGTTTTACATAAATCTAAAAAACCGGTATTAATTGTAAAATGAATAGTTCCTCAAAAAATTCTTTTAAAAAAATTCTGGTTCCGCTTGATGGTTCAAAATATTCTATTAAAGC
The window above is part of the Nitrosopumilus sp. genome. Proteins encoded here:
- the trxB gene encoding thioredoxin-disulfide reductase — its product is MMAADSGAVVLETNDDNPKMPDKKKTKFDVVIIGAGPAGYTAGIYCSRAGYDTLILSGILPGGQLVNTTEVENYPGFEQGIMGPDLMIEMRKQSQRMGTTIVDDEAVDVDFRHKPFKVLTASEEYEGRAIIIATGANPRKIGLEGEKTFAGKGVSYCATCDGPFFRNQELVVVGGGDSAIEEATFLTKFATTVHLVHRRDELRASKVMQERAFNNEKIKFHWDSAVVDIKGDQKMQKAVLKNLKTNEESTLDVGGLFVAIGHEPNTKLFKSQIDLDDEGYIVLKNKTHTNVEGVFAAGDVHDRNYRQAITAAGYGCMAAIDLDKYLTESSDKKE
- a CDS encoding CBS domain-containing protein, whose amino-acid sequence is MDSTFVNQVMSKNVLTVDKSTSIQEAAEKMHKSNVGCVVVTDDLKPVGIVTERDFVTKVAAEGRPLFTEISEVMSSPLITIDQEETIWEASEMMKQKTIHKLPVLEDEKIIGIITTTDIVRISSLGSDSQMRRVCDQILLRMKDK
- a CDS encoding universal stress protein, which produces MAIKTKKILVPLDGSKNCLRGLDMAIHIARQSHGVIIGLAVKSVPGIYALHPLGFLDFNSMKEIKKIIEQAKVKAAKKGIQLTGKVIAGDPGYDIARFANNSKNGIDMIVIGARGRGSAKEFFLGSVSNYVLHKSKKPVLIVK